The proteins below come from a single Aegilops tauschii subsp. strangulata cultivar AL8/78 chromosome 6, Aet v6.0, whole genome shotgun sequence genomic window:
- the LOC109779262 gene encoding uncharacterized protein, protein MLEMLLANLGVGPPQYENVVHEDNKVRITVNFNTSSLDPGGSIVDVSVPGEYCIDEVTAGDSAAIKAVRYIETMTNTVVRDINYAKTKRQENRITFLEKRLKESEIKGKKLTRGFNMNPVNLLSKVILDAMFEKVGLPAAAYSARAVHLGCVEVTVGFHPISSELERPVSQTYISTFAFTDLEEAQNHVARKAMEFMEKEHNVVPSDYSYNKLQSARLNNESLRQRLKEKDRSIESLKKVNTSLVQQLEEKNNILTLL, encoded by the exons ATGCTTGAGATGCTCCTTGCAAACCTTGGCGTAGGCCCACCCCAGTATGAGAATGTTGTCCATGAGGACAATAAGGTTCGCATTACTGTTAACTTCAACACTTCTAGTCTGGATCCTGGAGGCTCAATTGTCGACGTGTCTGTGCCTGGAGAGTATTGCATAGATGAGGTCACTGCCGGAGATAGCGCTGCTATTAAAGCAGTCAGATACATAGAGACCATGACCAACACAGTTGTCAGAGACATAAACTATGCAAAAACAAAGCGCCAGGAAAATCGTATCACCTTCCTTGAAAAACGGCTCAAAGAATCAGAAATCAAAGGCAAGAAGCTTACCAGAG GTTTCAACATGAATCCTGTGAACCTTCTGTCCAAAGTCATCCTAGATGCTATGTTTGAGAAAGTCGGCCTTCCAGCGGCCGCCTACTCGGCACGTGCAGTTCATCTCGGGTGCGTTGAAGTCACAGTCGGCTTCCATCCAATTTCCAGTGAACTGGAGCGTCCTGTTAGTCAGACATATATTTCAACCTTTGCTTTCACTGATCTGGAAGAAGCGCAGAATCATGTTGCGCGTAAAGCCATGGAATTCATGGAGAAGGAACACAATGTGGTCCCAAGTGATTATAGCTATAACAAACTTCAGTCTGCTAGGCTTAACAACGAGTCACTGCGTCAGCGTCTGAAAGAAAAGGACCGCAGTATCGAATCATTGAAAAAGGTCAATACATCTCTGGTGCAGCAACTAGAAGAGAAGAACAACATCTTGACTCTATTATGA